Proteins from one Pleuronectes platessa chromosome 16, fPlePla1.1, whole genome shotgun sequence genomic window:
- the mafk gene encoding transcription factor MafK — MQGMTTHFKTSKALKVKKEAGENDPALSDDELVVMSVRELNQHLRGLTKEDVVRLKQRRRTLKNRGYAASCRIKRVSQKEELERQKIDLQQEVDKLARENASMRMELDALRAKYEALQCFARTVTRGPLSPGKVANTSVITMVKSANRHNSSSPTPFSTLS, encoded by the exons ATGCAGGGAATGACGACTCATTTCAAGACGAGCAAAGCTTTAAAG GTCAAGAAGGAGGCGGGTGAGAATGACCCAGCGCTCAGCGACGACGAGCTGGTGGTCATGTCCGTGCGGGAGCTCAACCAGCACCTGCGTGGGCTGACCAAGGAGGACGTGGTGCGGCTGAAGCAGCGGCGGCGGACCCTGAAGAACCGGGGCTACGCCGCCAGCTGCCGCATCAAGCGGGTCTCCCagaaggaggagctggagcggcAGAAGATCGAcctgcagcaggaggtggaCAAGCTGGCCCGGGAGAACGCCAGCATGAGGATGGAGCTGGACGCCCTGCGAGCCAAGTACGAGGCCCTGCAGTGTTTCGCCCGGACTGTGACCCGCGGGCCCCTCTCGCCGGGCAAGGTGGCCAACACCAGCGTCATCACCATGGTCAAGTCGGCCAACAGGCACAACAGCTCCAGCCCGACCCCGTTCTCGACCCTGTCCTAG